The Campylobacter curvus genome includes the window CTCTATCCGCAAAGCTACTCGCGCCCTTGCCCTCATTTAGGTGCGCCAGCAGCGCGTTTGCCACCGCTAGCGTCTCTTTCGCGCCCTTTGCGTTCGCCTTTGCTTCGCGCGTTAGACGCTCGATTTTTTTATTTAGCTGCTCGATGTCGGCTAAAATGAGCTCCGTCTCGATGATCTCCACGTCGCGGATGGGATCGACGCCGCCTTCTACATGCGTGATGTTTTCGTCCTCAAAGCAGCGCACGATGTGCAAGATGACCTCCGTTTCGCGGATGTTGGAGAGAAATTTATTCCCCAGCCCCTCGCCACCGCTCGCACCTTTTACAAGCCCCGCAATATCGACAAATTCGATAGTCGAATACTGGATACGGTTTGGATTTACTATTTTTGCTAGCTCGTTTAGGCGCTTGTCAGGCACCGGCACGACGGCTTTATTTGGCTCGATCGTGCAAAAAGGATAGTTTGCGCTCTCGGCGTTTTGAGCCTTGGTTAGAGCGTTAAATGTCGTTGATTTGCCTACGTTTGGAAGCCCTACGATACCTACTGCCAGCCCCATCACAGCTCCTTTGCAAGCGCGTTTAGGTAGTATAGATTCATCCGCACGCCAGCGCCGCTCGCACCCGCTTGGTTGTATCCCCATGCTTTTTCCAGATACGCAGGTCCCGCGATGTCAAGGTGTATCCACTTGTCTTTAAACTCTTCTTTTATAAATTTATCGAGAAAAATCCCCGCCGTTATCGCTCCGCCGTATCTACTTGATGCGGTGTTTGAGATGTCTGCGATCTGGCTTTTTACAAGCTCACGCAGGTGCGGGTTAAATTCTAAAATGGTAGCGTATTCGCCGCTTTTTGCCGCCTTTGCTTTAAACTCGCTTTTTAGCTCCTCGTTATTTCCCATTATGCCGCTTGTGTATTCGCCAAGTCCCACGACACAAGCACCCGTGAGCGTCGCCATGTCGATGAGAAGGTCTGGCTTAAAATCCTGCGCGTAGCTAAGGCAATCAGCCAGCACGAGCCTGCCCTCGGCGTCGGTATTTCGAACCTCGATCGTTACACCGCTTCGTGAGATCAGCACGTCATCAGGCTTATATGCGTTGCCGCCGATCATATTTTCAGTCGCACCCAAAATGGCGTGGATTTCAAACGGCAGCTCCAGCTCGCTTGCGCCCTTTATGATCCCAAGCGCCGCCGCAGCCCCGCTTTTGTCGGCTTTCATCGTTAGCATATAATCAGCCGGCTTTAAGCTCAGCCCGCCGCTATCATACGTGAGTCCTTTGCCGACAAAGATGATCTTTTTCTTTGCGTTTTTTGGCTTGTAGGTTAGATGTATGAGACGCGGCGGATGCACGCTCGCGCGATTTACCGCTAAAAATGCGCCCATCTTTTCTTTCTCTAAAAATTTCTCGTCATGCACCTTGCAAGTGACGTTTTTTAGGCTTTTAGCTAAATTTTGCGCGTCGTCCGCCATCTTTACGGGAGTGTAAATTTCAGGAATTTCATTTACGATGTCTTTGGTGAAATTTGTCGCAGCTGCGATGACGGAGCCGTTTTTAAAGCCAAGCTCGGCCTTTGCTACATCTACTTTGCCGCCGCCAAATTCTTCCGCGCTAAAGATTATCTCTTTTAATGCGCAAGTTTGCTTTTTTTCTTTGTATTTGTCAAATTCATACGCTCCCAGCAAAAAGCCCTCGACAAGGCATTGAAAGCTCATTTTGCCGCATCCTACCAGATATGATCCGAGCTTTATGCTTTTTATATTTAGATTTTTTACAGCGTTATAAGCCTTTGCCGCAGCGATCCTTAGCTCGTTGTATTCGAGCTTTGCTACATCTACGTAAAGCCTCGCACTCTCCGGTAAAAGCAGCACGCCGTCGCCTTTATAGTTTGTAAATTTAAAGATCTTTTGATCTTTTATGAATTTATGCTTTAAATTTTTATCCACGACGAAAACGAGCTCTAAATCGGCTTTTATTTCGTTAAGTTTTTTATTTATTATTTGAAATTGCATTTCTGTGTCTCCTCTCGTATAAAATTTTATTTTCGATACGCCTGAATATATAAAGTAAAGCGGACAAAAATACCAGCACGATAGGTATGGCAAAATACCAGTGCTCTTTGGCCTCTTTTAAAATTTCAAGTATATGCTCGCCTAAAATCCATGCAGGTATGACCGTTATCGCCGCCCAGCACCAAGCGCTTATTAAATTTATGAAAGCATATTTTTTCGCGCTATAGCCGGTAAGGCCGATACAAAGCGGGATTATCACGCGAAAGCCATACATATAGCGCTGCATAAAGATGATCGGCCAGCCGTATTTTTTGAGCATTATATGCGCGATGGCAAATTTACGCCGCTGTGCGTGGAGCTTTTTGGCGATGTATTTTTTGTTATAGCGCCCAAGATAGAAATAAATTTGATCGCCGCAAAAGCCGCCAAGACCTGCAACGAATATTGCGACGATGATGTGCATATGCGTGGTATGGGCTAGGATACCAGCCATTATGAGAGCCATCTCGCCCTCCATTATACACCATACAAAAAGTATGATGTAACCGTACTCCGTGAGTAGTTTTATGAAAAATTCTTCCATCTTAAATCTCTAATACGCTGTAAATTTTAGTGAGTTTTTTTAGAGTGCCGCTGCCGCCGAGCTCTTTTAGATCGATGAGAAAGCACGCCTCGACGCATTTTGCTTTGGTTTGATCGATGAGCTCGACAGATGCCTTTGCCGTGCCGCCAGTGGCGATGAGATCATCGATGAGAAGCACCCGCGCACCCTCTTTTTCACCAAATGCGTCAATATGAATTTGCACTTCATCGACGCCGTATTCGAGGCTATATTTTTGCGAGATTGTGATATAGGGCAGCTTTTTAGGCTTTCGTATCGGCACAAATGGTAGCCTCAAACGCGCAGCCAGCGCAGCTCCAAATATGAAGCCTCGCGACTCGATACCGGCGATGAAATCGATCTCAAAATTTTCATATCTGGCAGTCAAATGATCCATCAAAAAGTTAAACGCCTCTTTATCGTTTAAAAGCGTCGTGATATCGCGAAACACGATACCGGGCTTTGGAAAGTCCTTTACCGCCCTGATGGAATTTAGCAAATACTCTTTTTCCTTTTTGTTCAGCTCTTTCATTTTTGTCCTTGTGAATTTTATAGTAGCGCTTCGATCTTGCCCTCTAGCTCGCGGATACGCTGACGAAGTTTGTCATTTTCGAGGCGGTATTGAGAATTTCTAGTGCGAAGCGACGTCACGTCGTTTTTGGTTTTGTTTAGTTCGTCGGTCAAGATGTCGATATTTCCGAGACTTCTTTGCAGCTGGATCTGAAGCTTTCGTATGACGATCTCTGTATCTTGAAGGTTGTTTTTCATGAAGTCTTTAGTCGTGCGCTCCTTTTTCAAAAGCGTTTTAAAGTAAAAAACCATCACCGTTAGGTAGATACAAACGCAGATCAAAAATGTGAGAAATAGCCAGTCACTTATCATGAAATTTCCTTATTTGGCTCGATCTTGCCGACTCTGCGCTCATGTCTGCCACCCTGAAATTCCGTGCTAAAAAATACCTTTAGCATTTCGCCAGCCACGCCAGCGCCGATGACTCTGGCGCCAAAGGCTATTACATTTGCGTCGTTGTGTTCTCTTGCTAGACGAGCGGTAAATTCGTCGTGACAAAGGGCGCAGCGGATATTTTGGTGTCTGTTTGCAGCGATGCTGATACCGATGCCGGTGCCGCATATCAGCACTCCGTAGCATTTAGGCGCTAAATTTTTAGCCATCGAATGTGCAAAATCAGGATAATCGACGCTCGTTTTGCCATCATTAGTTCCCAGATCGATGACTTCGTGTCCTAAATTTGAGAGGATCGTTTTTAGCTCGTTTTTTAGCTCAAAACCTGCATGATCGCTCGCGATGAAGATTTTTTCTATGTCCATGGATGTTCCGTAAATTTAAAAATCAAGGGATTATAGCGCAAATAGGATTAAAGAGAAATTTTATTTACTTTCTTTTTATCAGATAAAATACCGCTAATGCGATGACCGAGTAGGCGAAATTTCGCTTGGTTAGGATCTTTTTGCC containing:
- the ychF gene encoding redox-regulated ATPase YchF, which codes for MGLAVGIVGLPNVGKSTTFNALTKAQNAESANYPFCTIEPNKAVVPVPDKRLNELAKIVNPNRIQYSTIEFVDIAGLVKGASGGEGLGNKFLSNIRETEVILHIVRCFEDENITHVEGGVDPIRDVEIIETELILADIEQLNKKIERLTREAKANAKGAKETLAVANALLAHLNEGKGASSFADRENEIYINLNKELRLLSAKEVIYGANVDEDGIAQDNKFVEALREFAAHSGHEVIKLCAKIEEELIGLDDAEAHEFLSSLGTNESGLEKIIRTAFGKLNLISYFTAGVVEVRAWTITKGWKAPKAASVIHNDFERGFIRAEVISYEDYIACGGETAAKEAGKMRLEGKDYIVADGDVMHFRFNV
- a CDS encoding leucyl aminopeptidase encodes the protein MQFQIINKKLNEIKADLELVFVVDKNLKHKFIKDQKIFKFTNYKGDGVLLLPESARLYVDVAKLEYNELRIAAAKAYNAVKNLNIKSIKLGSYLVGCGKMSFQCLVEGFLLGAYEFDKYKEKKQTCALKEIIFSAEEFGGGKVDVAKAELGFKNGSVIAAATNFTKDIVNEIPEIYTPVKMADDAQNLAKSLKNVTCKVHDEKFLEKEKMGAFLAVNRASVHPPRLIHLTYKPKNAKKKIIFVGKGLTYDSGGLSLKPADYMLTMKADKSGAAAALGIIKGASELELPFEIHAILGATENMIGGNAYKPDDVLISRSGVTIEVRNTDAEGRLVLADCLSYAQDFKPDLLIDMATLTGACVVGLGEYTSGIMGNNEELKSEFKAKAAKSGEYATILEFNPHLRELVKSQIADISNTASSRYGGAITAGIFLDKFIKEEFKDKWIHLDIAGPAYLEKAWGYNQAGASGAGVRMNLYYLNALAKEL
- a CDS encoding DedA family protein, which produces MEEFFIKLLTEYGYIILFVWCIMEGEMALIMAGILAHTTHMHIIVAIFVAGLGGFCGDQIYFYLGRYNKKYIAKKLHAQRRKFAIAHIMLKKYGWPIIFMQRYMYGFRVIIPLCIGLTGYSAKKYAFINLISAWCWAAITVIPAWILGEHILEILKEAKEHWYFAIPIVLVFLSALLYIFRRIENKILYERRHRNAISNNK
- a CDS encoding adenine phosphoribosyltransferase; translated protein: MKELNKKEKEYLLNSIRAVKDFPKPGIVFRDITTLLNDKEAFNFLMDHLTARYENFEIDFIAGIESRGFIFGAALAARLRLPFVPIRKPKKLPYITISQKYSLEYGVDEVQIHIDAFGEKEGARVLLIDDLIATGGTAKASVELIDQTKAKCVEACFLIDLKELGGSGTLKKLTKIYSVLEI
- a CDS encoding membrane protein is translated as MISDWLFLTFLICVCIYLTVMVFYFKTLLKKERTTKDFMKNNLQDTEIVIRKLQIQLQRSLGNIDILTDELNKTKNDVTSLRTRNSQYRLENDKLRQRIRELEGKIEALL
- the rpiB gene encoding ribose 5-phosphate isomerase B is translated as MDIEKIFIASDHAGFELKNELKTILSNLGHEVIDLGTNDGKTSVDYPDFAHSMAKNLAPKCYGVLICGTGIGISIAANRHQNIRCALCHDEFTARLAREHNDANVIAFGARVIGAGVAGEMLKVFFSTEFQGGRHERRVGKIEPNKEIS